Genomic DNA from Garra rufa chromosome 22, GarRuf1.0, whole genome shotgun sequence:
TTATGCTTTCTTTTAACTATTTGCATCATAACCAATGTCTGTGTGCATTCATATTTTGTTGCTCATGTCAAAACTTCCTTTAAAATGCTCCTAAAATTAAAAGTCTACAAATTCATTCCTTTAGGCTGTTGATTGCATGCTCAAAAAACATCCCATTTCGTCATCCTTCGCTTGCATCATGAATACAACCAGTGCAACCTGTGCTGTGTCTCTCTGCCAGGCTTTTGAAGAAAATAAACGTCAAGCAGAACGAGCCTCTTTGCATTGCAGATGGCCCTCCGAGAACATTTCAACAAATGTCCCAGTGGGCAGACACCAGCCTGTGGATGTTATTCCAACCTGCGCAAGCATCATTTGATCAACATCTCCCCTTTTGCACCGGCTCCTATTGACAGTTCTGACAAACACCCCAGCAGGCCGATAACAGGATCGTTATATGGTAATAGCACGCTTGATGCCACCCCGCTAGAAGTGAATTCAATGCATTGAGATCTAGACTCACCTTAAGTGCATGATTTGAGTTGTGATGTTGTTTTAGTCTGCAGGGTTTATCCAGGGAGCTCCATCATTCCGTGTGATTCGCAGCACATGCTCTGAAACGACAAGGGATGCATGTTGTCATGCCCTGAATTCCATGCAGAAGATGCTTGAATCCCTTTAGAACCGAGCCACTTGCAGTCAGCTGGATCCTCAGCAATAAAGACGCCGGATCACCAGGAGGGAATCACATGAAAAAAGCAGGAACGGGAGGGAGCTATTGCATGTTAGAGGAGAGATTTTGAACCAGGAGAGATTTGATGCCTCGCACTTACCATAAACACTCCCTCACCATCCTTGATGGAGAGCAAGAGATGCTGCCGGCAGGAAGGAGGAGGGGAGGGTGGCATGCACACACATATGCGCAGACGTGTGCACATGCATACACTCTAGGATCTGGCAGTTCTGCGGGATGCGTAAAGCCTGGCTTCTATCCTGGGTTGCCTTGTGAGAGAGACAGAGGAAAAGACAGCTATTGTAGCCGCCCGCTGGTCGATGCACTGCAACTGCAACTGCATCTCAGTCCTACAGCATCACGTCATCATCCTCAGCCTATGCATTAAATAACAAACCaaacacatactgtatgtaggtTGTCTTACTCAACTCGTTGCATAGCTCTTGCTCATTTGGAACTGGTTCAGGACTCACACAGCATGCTGTTCCTTCCATATGGTTGCTGCTAGAAACTGCATCATTGAGCAAGGCTTAAATAATACTGCAGAACAACAGTATCATCCTTGTGTAGTGCCGTGATTTATCCTCCAGCCCTACAGATGGCAATGGAAAACTAAGTCGTGAGAACAAAACATGAAATGATTGATGTTAAAGGTGCAGTGCTTAATTTCTGTGCCACTAGTGGCACTAAACATTTGCAAAAACACTGTTTAGAacaggggtgctcaaccctgttcctggagatctactatcctgcaaagttcagctcaaacactgatcaaactcacctgaaccagctaattaatctcttaggtagcacttgataattacagacagctgtgttggagcggGGCTGGAACTAAAAGTCTGCAGGTCGGTAgacctccaggaacagggttgggcagcccAGGTTTAGAAAGACATTTTCCAAACATGTCTCCCACCTGTAGTTATGACAAAGTAGTAGCTCCCACAGATTCAGGTCACTGGTTGAGCAAGCAGTGCAATAAATAATCCAAGGAGGTCTATAATACCTGGAAAGAGATATATGTTAGCATAATGCACTTTACAGTCTACTTCATGCTTTTAAAAGCTCTTAAAGGGATAACCCACCTAAAATTGAAAAACttttgagtaaattatgacaaaatattaattttagtgtgaactattcctttaaaaataagattaaattgtcattaactgaaaaaaaaaaaaaaaaaaaaaaaaaaaagtaaaacatacagttgaggtcaaaagttaacatacaccttgtagaatctgcaaaatgttaattattttaccaaaataggagggatcatacaatgtGCACGTTATTtattaattagtactgacctatTTCACacaaatgaatttataaaaatgaccctgtttaaaagtttacatacacttgattcttaatactgtgttgttacctgaataatccagaggtgtgtttttgttttggattagtgatagttgttcatgagtcccttctatGTCATGAATagttaaaactgcctgctgttcttcagaaaaatcattcaggtcccaaatattctttgctttttcagcatttttgtgcatttgaatcctttccaacaatgactgtatgattttgaaatccatctttttacactgagaacaactcataggggactcatgcaactattacagaaagttcaaacactcactgatgcttcagaaagaaaaaaggtaaataaaaagctgggggtgaaaacttttgaacagaatgaagatgtgtacattcttcttattttgcctaaatatcattttttcccccatttagttctgtcccttcagaagctacagaaaatacttgatgtttcccagaagataaaataagttacatttaccctgatcttcaaattcaaaaagtattcaCCCCTACCCCCtcttttcttctgaagcatcagtgagtgtttgaacctttggtaatagttgcatatgagtcccttagttgtcctcagtgtaaaaaatatGGTTCTAAAAAACATGtggtcattgttgaaaagggttcaaatacacaaaaataatttgtggaacctgaagtaAGAACAGCAAGTAGTTTAACTGTTGAAGACcaacaaggaactcataaacaactataacttaaaaaaaaaaaaactggatcattcaggtaaaacagtattaagaatcaagtgtatgcaaaattttgaacagggccatttttatacatgcaactattattttctcttgtgaactatatgtaaacatacttTATGTAAAacatcttattcaagtcagtactaaaaaaaaaacaaacaaaaaaaaaaaacatgcagtttgtatgatcccccctattttggtaaataattgacattttccAGTTCTgcaatatgtaaacttttgacctcaaccatatcgccacacacacacacacacacacacacacacacacacacacacacacacataatgcaTCAGTTAACAGATTACGTTAAGCagtcctatatatatatatatatatatatatatatatatatatatatatatatatatatatatatatatatacacacacacacacacacacacacacacacacacacacacacacacacacacacacacacaccacacattATGTATCAGTTAACAGATTACTTTTAGCAGTCGTAAACAAAATgctaaaacaaacacaaaaaatgtttaaataggtTAGTAAGTAAagcaaatgtaaaataaaaaataacgtaaAAAAACAGCCTAATAAAACGTAAAAACTGCAATAAATCTCTTGAGAACCTTTGAGGTACTACGGTTGGGCCAACGACCTTAAGGAGGATTTATACAACCTGGCAACAAATTTGAGGAGGATTCGCACAATCTGGCATCCCCTGTGCCAGTGTGCCAGTATTGTTGTCATTCTGTTGCCCTATATTTCCATCCATAGGACAGCCGCATGTTGCGTCACCACCAGCTGTGTGGATTCATGGAATAAAGATCCCGATCCACTTTTGTCACATGAATCCACATGCTGTTTACTGAACTAGACGTGCAGAATATATATACCAGATCCGTTCTTATCGACAAACAAGTGCGAGGAGCGACCCATGCCTCTGGATAACACTGCGTTTCTGTATCACATCGACTCTTGTGTAAGGATTTAAACGGACGCGAATCATCGTCTGCGGACTGTTTGTTCGGTAAAGGGAGCTAAAATGTCGATTGAAAAACAAAGCGTATCCGAGGAAAACCTCCAGGGTATGTAGCGATAACAAAACAGCTCAGGTTAATGTTCTTTTATGCATGTTTTTCCTCAAAGTCCTATTTATTAGCCTACTACCATGTATATATGCATGTGTGGGGATTATTTTTACAGTTAAATGTAAACAGTCACGTCAGATATTAGATTATAATCGACCTTCAGGCCATAACGTTACATAAAATTCCAGTATCTCATAAAATTAACTAACTGTCCAGGGATTACAGTGTAAAATAAGGCAAGGAGAAGCAGGTGTGTGTTAAACAACACAATAATGACGCTTGTGAGCTGCAATAATAAAAATGGAAGCGACGCGACACCCGATTCGCAAATGAATCATTTTTAGAGCCGGATCTTTTAAATGATTCGTTGAGGAATCGAACTAGGAAGCTGGACCGTTCTCGATTCAGCAACTCGCGGCTCACTAAAATAATGTCTATTACTcccacttttttattattattattttttttttgtaaagacctTAATATATATTATGACTCATTGTTTTCAATAACTGGAAACAGGAAATGTATAAAAACgttcaatattaaaaaaaaatgttatttgtaaaatgtaaatgttttaccTTAATGacgaataaatgaattaataaataaaaactcgTGGCTCAATCGGAGAACCGATTCAGAACCGTCTCCTTTGAATCGCAGTGAGCCGAATTAAAATTCGAATCTGATAACAGTCAACTAAAATATAGGGTTTTTCGATTCGAACAGGATTTGATTCACAAACTAGCAGATATGTtatgaataaacaattaaaatgttaACGACTTGTGGTGGTTTAATCAACACGAAATAACACTTATTAATACAAcgtaaacaaacattaaaaagaaataaattggGAAGCAAGGCACCACAGGATGACGCAAAGAATCACTAAACCATTTAACCGGTTCTTTGAAATGATTCGTTTGAAAGAACCGATTCACAGACAGGAGACCGCATCACAACTTCAGAGAGGTGGGGTTTACATAGCCTGATTTTATTGGACGtcgagtgaaaaaaaaaattgatatcaTGAGCTATTTATAGCCAGAGCTGTGTTTGTTTTCCCTCTGACTACTGGGTTGAGACTCAAGTGCTGGCATGTTTTCTGTGTTTATCTGGATATTCTGGTCGATGTGTCATGATCACTGATTCATGCCCAGCctagttttcagtgtcatgtCGATAAAATATTCATAACAGGTTATGACACGTAATGCTTGCAATAATTCTTAAGAATATTCATTCTTAAGAAAGCTAAAGGCATGAAAAACAATGGGTGAGCAGTGCACAACATTAAGTGTTTTGCatacttaaatatataaatgaaacaaATAATGCAGCTGACATTGCaatgtcagaattatgacattgggatttgaaaaaaaaaaatcatattttgaacatttatttaatacaaaacaaCTAGACTACAGTAATTGTAGTCAAATCTACATGCAACACTAAAGACCTAGATGTTATTTGGCTTTTGCTGCAGGTTCCTGGGTGGAGCTGCATTTTAATAATGGCGGCAGTACTCCTAAAGGAGGTTCAGAGGAGCAGTCTGCCAGCACCGCCCCAAGTGGAGACCTGGAGAAGATGCTGCTGGATGCTCAGCACGAGTCGGGCAGGAGCAGCTCAAGAGGAAGCCTGCCATGTGACAGGTCAGTATAAGCAGACTTTAATTTAGTGCACTGAGATGCACACAAGATGTTAATTTGACAGGATGTTATATAAATCATATATGCATTTTCTCACCAGTCCTCCAAGATCCCAGACTCCTTCGCACCTGCGCAGGGGCTCTGAGGTCCAAAGCTCTGGAGAAAAGAACAGCTCGCAGGTAGATATTAGAAGCATGTATAAAATAGTCATGAGttgattaaattgtattagtGCAGATGTGCTATTGCCTTCATGTAGACTTTCATGTAACTAGATACATTCTTTATCAAGTACGATTCAAGGTTCACATTAAAATAGTGGTTtccaaatctgaaaaaaattatgttaatgattattaaaaagttacatttataattaataaagtaaATAGGAAATATGCATTCTTATGgctctaaaatatttaatttgccaCAAATTTAAAATCcacttttattattaatttatttcactgTCTTTAACTACTCAGTACTGGCATTTAAATGATTAATTGTTCCCATgataaagaaaaatgtaaaatatacagGGATTTTTTTTCTAGAACTGAATAACAAcatgaattattaaattaaaataaattaaatttaataaattttttttttttaaatggccctGAATATTTAATCAGCTGCAGAATTTGTATCcacatttattaattcatttttaattttctaaAATTTTTAACTACTTAGTACtgacatttaaattatttattgtttCCATGGTCAAGAAAAACAAAGTCtaaagttttttttccccctagaACTGAAtaaagaattaataataataaaaaaaaatccctaaATATTTAATCAGCTACAAATTAAAATCTACTTTtatcattaatttatttaaaatttttttagtAGTCTTTAACTACTCAGGACTgacatttaaatgattcattgTTCCTATGATaatgaaaaacttaaaatatttttttctagaaCTGAATAATAAcatgaattattaaattaaaattccaattttttttttaaatggctctGAATATTTAATCAGCTGCATATTTTGCATCCACGTTTATTATGAATTCATTTTgacatttaaatgatttattgtttccatggtaaataaaaacaaaatctacAGGGCTGTTTTCCCTAGAACTGAATAATCacataaaagaataaataataaaataaataaataaataaccctaAATATTTAATCAGCTACAAGTTTGAATccatgtatatttattattaaattaatatttttttatttatttaaatgtctttaacTATTCAGTACTGACATTTAATTATTGTCATTGATTCATTGATTTATTGTTTCCATGGTCAAGAAAAACAAAATCTATAGGGATTTTTTTTCCTAGAACTGAAATAATcacataaatgaataataataataaaaaataaataaaaaataaataaataaattaaaataagtttCCCTAATTATTTAATTAGCTAAAATTTTGAGTCCatgtataatattaaattatttttaatttatttcaatgtcttttaaatgatttattgtttccatggtaaagaaaaacataaaatctaCAGGGAATTTTTTACTAGAACTGAATAATcacataaatgaataataaaaaaaaatattaaataagttgCCCTAATTATCTAATTAGCTAAAATTTTGAGTCCatgtataatattaaattatttttaatttatttcaatgtcttttaaatgatttattgtttccatggtaaagaaaaacataaaatctaCAGGGAATTTTTTACTAGAACTGAATAATcacataaatgaataataaaaaaaaatattaaataagttgCCCTAATTATCTAATTAGCTACAAATTTGAGTCCatgtatattattaaattatttttaatttatttaaatgtctttaacTACTCAGTACTGACATTTAAATGATTCAGTGTTCCCATggtcaagaaaaaaataaaatctacagGGAATTTTTTACTAGAACTGAATAatcacataaataataataataacaatcatttcCCTGAATATTTAATGAACTACAAATTTGAATCcatgtttattattaattcagttttaatttatttaaatgactTTAACTACTTCCCATggtcaaataaaatgtaaaacctaCAGGGATTTTTTTTCTAgaactaaattaataaaatatttttatggctctaaaatatttatttattattattactatttagtGTTCCCATGGTTAAGAAAAAATCTCCAgagatttttgttctggaactgaataattacataaaattcCAAAATATTTAAATCTGCTACAAATTTAAGATCCacaattattattcatttttgcattattatttagagtttttaacatttaaatgatcCATTTGATACAGTGCATGTACTGTGTACATTCATGTTTATACATTGTccttatcttaaaaaaaatactgcatgtaattatataataattccTATAATTACCGGTACACTGCtgacccacccttaaacctaccatAACCACAAAACCTGTCCTCACATAGCCACCTtaatagcagcaaaagtgttttgcaatacatgaacacaataagtgcattgtactcaacaattaatgctttaagTACATTGTAGTTAAAGACACCCAAAAAAAAGGTGGGACCTAAATTGAtgttaaattgtttttaaaaatctaataaagTCAAACAGTATATATTTATAGGTCAAAAGGTGTGGGAACCATGAAGATCACTGTAATTAATCTAACTTTACAAGATGGctgttaaaataaacaactacaaACATGAAAATCATCTGTCAGCCATTCTTACATTTTGTTGTGGTCTGTTTTAAGTCAGAGGAAGACTATTTGGAAAGGAGAAGAGAGGTGGAGATCCTGATGAAGAAAAATGCAGATTGGATCTGGGACTGGTCGAGTCGACCGGAAAACCTGCCGCCCAAGTACCTAAGCCTTTAGAAAACATACTTTTTAATAGTGTTAAAAACTTGGCATGAAAAGCTTAACATAGTAATGAGTAAGTAAATAATGTGTTTGTAGGGAGTTTCTGCTGAGGCACCCGAAGCGTTCCAGCACCCTCAGCATGAGGAACACCAGTGTGATGAAGAAGGGAGGAATCTTCTCAGCAGAATTCCTCAAAGTTTTCCTGCCCTCTCTTGTACTTTCGCACATCCTCGCTGTGGGGCTCGGGTGAGTAGATCAAACAAACCCATAAACTTTAGTTTTAAACATCTGTGCTAcaacaaaaactactaaaaatcatttaaagcggaataaaataaacataaatattatgtgtgaccctggaccacaaaactagtatTAAGTAGAttgggtatatttgaagcaatatccatcaatacattgtatgggtcaaaatgatcaatttttgccaaaaaaacattagggtattaagtaaagatcatattctgtaaagatattttgtacatttccttccataaatatcaaaacttcatttttcattagtaatatgcattgctaagaactttatttggacaactttaaaggcgattttcctaatattttgattcttttttgcaccctcagattccatattttttaagtagttgtatctcagccaaatattgtcctatcctaacaaaccatatatcaattaAAAGCTTAGTTATTCTTATTTattgctttcagatgatgtatacatctcaaaaaaaaaaaaaaaaaaaaaaaaaaaaaaattacccttatgactggtccatggtcacataaaaaataagaaaaattacaatacaaattttttgttttcaaattgtttttatatattttttttttttactaattataaagttttagtaattttgttgtttttgccattttattttaactttatcaTCCTGTAACTTGTGCACTAATTACTTTTCTAAGCtgctaaaacaaaactaaaatttatttatcaattgaaataaagctgaataaaataaaaatataaatattataagaaaacatttttgcagtgttcaatattttgaattatgtttttatattttcagtttttttattattattgagaactaggtttagtaatagttgtttttgCCCCCTTTTTACTTTATTATCCTTCACCTTACTATTTACTTTTCTATGCTTCAGagctgaataaaatataaatatataagaaaATTAGCAATATTCAGTCTTTtgaattgtttttatattttctgttttctttaATTAGTGTTAAAGATTTTGAATATAGTTTCtaagtttgtttttaattgttagttttggttattttagtactttttatattttatttcagttcatgtcatttttttattttaaataataaaaatatttatggctttatttaataataactctGATTGTCTTGACGGCTAACTGAAACAAGTACAAAAATgagtaaaaaaagtatatatatacacacacatttaaagaATCCAAGCCATATCCAGGGAACATAATATTTCAAGGACTTTTGGATGGTTTCTATTGACTTGGGATAATAATCAACCACCCAAAACATCATAggcacaccctagcaaccacacagcgaTGCCATAACAGCCATTCACAACTTCATATTCCCAACAACTTCAAAAATACAAGATTCAGCATTGTAATTATCAATGTGCACATTAAAATCCTGGATATGGATCTTTTTATAGTAACAAATACAGTTATTTTTGAGTCAGCAGTGGATGCGGTCTGCGTGCTGGAATGCATGCTAGCGCACCACAGGGGTTAGCATGACTTAGCAGTTTTCTGCTGATGGCTCACAGCTCTGCTGACGCAAAAACAAGCCCACTGATTTACGACTGCTTTCAAAGCAGCCAGAACGGAAGAGCTGAAAAAACCAATCTGGATGAGAAAATTGAAAGAGCTGGAAGTGCATCAAATGCACGATCCGAAAATGACCACCAATGCTACATCTCATAATgaataattttgtctttttaggGTGTACATCGGAAGGCGCATTACTTCTTCTGGCACCTTTTGAAGGAGCAGGAAAAGCCAAGAAACAAGACAAATCTCATATACGCACATCCACCATATCAGCTGCTTTGTCGTCAATCAGTGCTCGTGTAGACGCAGATAGGACGAGGTCACGTGACACATTTCCTCTGCCTCGCTTCCCCCTTGTGTATTCCACTGGCCTTTCCCATAGTTCGTTCCTCCCCATAATGCCAGTCCATTCCAGGGCCGTCAGCACAGGGAAGGTCATGCTAGACTAATGGGCACAAGCCTGATACAATTAGATGTAATGCATCCTCATAATTTTGTATTTACTCGTACCAAGACTACTAAGAATATAATGAGAGGATCATAGAGAAAAGGGGAAATTAAAGCACTGGATCTCAAGAGACTGTGAATTGGAAAGAGATTTAACGATCTACTCCATCAAAACAGGGATTGTATCTTTATCTAATGGTATATTTCAACATTTGATAATGGCTTTATCTTGTAGAAACACCGCTTATCGGTTTCTGTATTTATGATGTTTCAGACACCAAAAACAGGCCTTTGCTTTGGGAATCAAGCCGTTCACAGTATTACACAACTGCAATGGTCTTTAGTACTAGCCAAAAAGTTGAGTACCATATCAACACTTTTCTGAATGTCAATTGAAATCACAATTAATTGCACAATATACATCAAGCCTAATTTGAGAAGTGATTAAGTTTGCCTTAGTGCTCACCTGAACTGAGGTCGCAGATGTTCTTCGTTTATCTGAAGGGTCCGGGTTCCAGCCAGGAGATTGccttaaataaaactgttaatgaATCAGGCAGGAGTATAAGGGAAGTTGTGTAAATTTGTGCATGTTTTGTAGTAGTTACAAATCGTATTCGGTGTACGTGTCAATTTCATAGTGGTTTTGTATCAACAGAGGGAATGAACAGAAATAAATGTCTGCCAGCTGTAACACTAACACTGGATTCTGTCTTCATTTTGCAGGATGCTTAAATTTACACGTTTGGGTTTAAtacgatttttttgttttgttttaaagtaaatgaatagttttaatcagcaaggatggattaaattgtgaccctggtccacaaaaccagtcgtaagtagcatgggcgtatttgtagcaatagccaacaatacattgtatgggtcaaaattattcttttttttttattaagattttaaataaaaaacatgttccattaagatttttgtaaatatcaaaacttaattttttagaaCTTTatttggcgattttctcaatattttgattttttgcaccctcagattccagatttttaaatagttgtatctcggccaaatattgtcccatcttaacaaaccatacatcagtagaaagcttgtttattcacgcaatgtataaatctcaagttcgaaaaattgacccttatgactgtttttgtggtccagggtcacaattaatcAAAAAAATGACAAAGATGTTAGAAAAAAATACACTATTTCAAATTTGAATgctctattcattaaaaaaaaatcctgaaaaaaaagtatccGCTTACATAAAAATATTACACAGCATAACCattttcttaaacagcaaatctgcatattagaatgatttctgaaaggaaagaaggaaaggaaaggatgtgatgtGAGGCTAATTATGGTGAaccatacttggaatttgtgctctgcatttaacccatccaagtacacacacacacacacacacacacacacacacacacacacacagtgaacacAAACCCGTAGTGGGCAGCCACTACgtggagcagttgggggttcggtgccttgctcaagggtctcccctcagtcatggtattgagggtggagagagcgctggttattcactccccccaccgacaatccctgccggacctgagactcgaacctgcaaccgttgggttacaagtccgactctctaaccatcaGGCCATGGCTGCCCCCAGGCATCAtgtgaaggatcatgcgacactgaagactggagtaatgatgctgaaaattcagctttagaatgcgggaataaattatattttaaaaaccagttcttttaaattgtaataatatttaacaatattactgtttttactgtatatttaatcaaatagAAGCAGCtatggtga
This window encodes:
- the bnip3 gene encoding BCL2/adenovirus E1B 19 kDa protein-interacting protein 3, with protein sequence MSIEKQSVSEENLQGSWVELHFNNGGSTPKGGSEEQSASTAPSGDLEKMLLDAQHESGRSSSRGSLPCDSPPRSQTPSHLRRGSEVQSSGEKNSSQSEEDYLERRREVEILMKKNADWIWDWSSRPENLPPKEFLLRHPKRSSTLSMRNTSVMKKGGIFSAEFLKVFLPSLVLSHILAVGLGVYIGRRITSSGTF